One window from the genome of Corynebacterium sp. SCR221107 encodes:
- a CDS encoding Nif3-like dinuclear metal center hexameric protein, protein MDEAYPPYLAESWDKVGLICGDPEEEVSRIALALDCTQQVAEQAVAMGADMLIVHHPLLLRGVSSVAAHTPKGKVIHTLIRGGVALFAAHTNADSARPGVNDKLAELVGISSGRPISPKPAGVDKWGLQVPHDALEGVKQAVFEAGGGALGDYTECAFEIAGTGQFRPGLGADPAIGSVGKLETVAEVRVEFVAPRSRRQAITAAIENSHPYEQPAYDVISIEVKQDLASAPGLGRVGMLPKAMKFKDFVQQVANALPETVWGVRAAGDPEALVEKIAVSSGSGDSFLEAVSRLGVDVYVTSDLRHHPVDEHLRAGGPFIVDTAHWASEYPWTAQAAELLRGALAGVEVTVLPTRTDPWTMSAHPDPGTGSVES, encoded by the coding sequence ATGGATGAAGCATACCCACCGTATTTGGCTGAAAGCTGGGACAAAGTAGGTTTGATCTGCGGTGATCCCGAAGAAGAAGTGTCACGTATCGCCCTCGCCTTGGACTGCACCCAGCAGGTTGCCGAACAAGCCGTGGCTATGGGGGCGGACATGCTCATCGTTCATCATCCGCTTTTGCTGCGGGGGGTGAGTTCGGTGGCGGCACACACGCCAAAAGGCAAGGTCATTCACACGCTCATCAGGGGTGGCGTGGCGCTTTTTGCCGCCCACACCAATGCCGATTCTGCCCGTCCCGGAGTCAACGACAAGCTCGCTGAATTGGTCGGCATATCCTCAGGCCGCCCGATCAGCCCCAAACCAGCAGGTGTTGACAAATGGGGCCTCCAAGTCCCGCACGATGCACTCGAGGGCGTCAAGCAAGCGGTGTTTGAGGCCGGTGGGGGAGCGCTCGGCGACTACACCGAGTGCGCCTTCGAAATTGCTGGCACCGGCCAATTCCGTCCAGGGCTAGGGGCAGATCCCGCCATTGGTTCAGTAGGAAAGCTGGAAACAGTGGCGGAAGTGCGGGTGGAATTTGTGGCGCCACGATCTCGTCGGCAAGCAATTACGGCAGCAATTGAGAACTCGCACCCTTACGAACAGCCAGCCTATGACGTGATATCGATCGAGGTGAAACAAGACCTTGCCTCCGCGCCGGGTTTGGGACGAGTAGGCATGCTTCCAAAAGCGATGAAGTTCAAGGACTTTGTCCAACAGGTGGCAAATGCGCTGCCCGAGACCGTCTGGGGCGTGCGCGCGGCGGGCGATCCAGAGGCGCTGGTGGAAAAGATCGCGGTATCCTCGGGCTCCGGTGATAGTTTCCTCGAGGCCGTGAGCCGCCTCGGTGTCGACGTGTACGTCACCTCCGACCTGCGGCATCATCCAGTAGACGAGCATCTGCGCGCCGGCGGTCCGTTCATCGTGGACACGGCGCACTGGGCTAGTGAATACCCGTGGACAGCGCAGGCTGCGGAATTGCTGCGGGGAGCGCTCGCCGGCGTAGAAGTTACCGTGTTGCCGACACGAACCGACCCGTGGACCATGTCGGCGCACCCTGATCCTGGGACAGGGAGCGTGGAAAGCTAA
- a CDS encoding HAD hydrolase-like protein — protein MSTVLLVDVDGTLVNSWPGVRQTLEKTFEEIDWPMPSEDVIARLPGPPLGVTFASYGMSGEYLTHALEVFRHYYTESGWRNASLFPGWKEVLPQWKAAGYSINTATSKSIGHTKSIIENLGVRPYFDFLGASGDDGSRGTKAEVIEYVLESQNLDPARDRILMIGDRSHDIEGAAEFAIPTALVGWGHGNQAEWDSADFFARDFKDLERIVRDFAR, from the coding sequence ATGAGCACCGTATTGCTTGTCGACGTTGACGGCACCCTGGTCAATTCGTGGCCGGGAGTCCGGCAGACGCTGGAAAAGACATTTGAAGAAATTGACTGGCCAATGCCGAGCGAAGATGTCATCGCTCGATTACCTGGTCCGCCTCTTGGGGTGACTTTTGCTTCCTATGGAATGAGCGGAGAATACCTGACCCACGCACTAGAGGTTTTCCGACACTATTACACCGAATCGGGCTGGCGAAATGCATCTCTTTTCCCCGGATGGAAAGAAGTGCTTCCCCAGTGGAAGGCCGCTGGCTACTCCATCAACACCGCAACAAGTAAGTCGATCGGTCACACAAAATCGATCATCGAGAACCTCGGCGTCCGCCCCTATTTCGATTTCCTTGGTGCTTCAGGCGATGACGGTTCGCGTGGCACAAAAGCAGAGGTGATTGAGTATGTTCTTGAATCGCAAAACTTAGACCCAGCGCGCGATCGTATTCTCATGATCGGAGATCGTAGCCACGATATTGAGGGGGCTGCGGAATTCGCTATCCCCACCGCCTTGGTCGGCTGGGGACACGGCAACCAGGCTGAATGGGATTCCGCCGACTTCTTTGCCCGTGATTTCAAGGACTTGGAAAGGATCGTTCGTGACTTCGCACGCTAA
- a CDS encoding alpha/beta hydrolase produces the protein MSAQEASPIAPATATQTATPEATATNDAAESEVASATPEASTEGSSIDANDGFVIPNSSEGGLFWTVADFFWKIVNQLGMVFLRGPLSSTIFNLDNQGPYEDPRAPQTITPATIDLNGKIPDPTWFKNNAELQAAGAQYISAYSTAMERDIPLVWVPAPDQSSPRPVVYALDGLGGGVYGSYLIGTDLIDRAREINVNLLMPAQGANSNYLDWYDDSNVESGKQQWETFLTKELPDPLDTAIGANGQRSIVGMSMSGGSVFILAEHNPGLYDAVGGISGCGESSSFLTRNLQQAVLRDLGTVEELYGPANGEFNRYNDSLVNARALEGTKLIYNFNAGGLLGVQDLDPNYAPESTKEWGARILNGAVIEWATGSCAHRLEAALNTAGIPSTFEYASSGAHNWGVFTQGSNRFMELLGERVYPAMAE, from the coding sequence GTGTCAGCTCAAGAAGCTTCACCGATTGCTCCTGCAACGGCCACTCAAACTGCGACGCCGGAGGCAACCGCAACAAATGACGCCGCGGAATCCGAAGTTGCTTCGGCTACACCGGAGGCATCGACTGAAGGTAGTTCCATCGATGCAAACGATGGATTCGTCATCCCCAATTCTTCCGAGGGGGGATTGTTCTGGACTGTTGCGGATTTTTTCTGGAAGATTGTCAACCAACTCGGGATGGTCTTCCTTCGAGGTCCGCTGAGCTCCACAATTTTCAATTTGGATAACCAAGGTCCCTATGAGGATCCACGTGCTCCGCAGACGATCACCCCAGCAACCATCGATCTCAATGGCAAGATTCCAGATCCCACGTGGTTCAAGAACAACGCAGAGCTTCAAGCCGCTGGTGCTCAGTACATTTCCGCTTACTCAACAGCCATGGAGCGAGACATCCCATTGGTGTGGGTGCCGGCACCAGATCAGTCCAGCCCTAGGCCAGTTGTCTATGCGCTGGACGGTCTAGGGGGAGGCGTCTATGGTAGCTACCTCATCGGCACAGATCTGATTGATCGTGCGCGCGAGATAAACGTTAATCTCCTGATGCCGGCACAAGGCGCCAATTCGAATTACCTGGACTGGTATGACGACTCTAACGTCGAATCGGGGAAACAGCAGTGGGAGACTTTCCTGACCAAGGAGTTGCCTGATCCACTAGACACTGCGATTGGGGCAAACGGACAACGATCAATTGTCGGAATGTCGATGTCCGGAGGCTCGGTTTTCATCCTCGCCGAACATAATCCTGGTCTGTATGACGCCGTTGGTGGGATCTCGGGGTGCGGTGAATCATCGTCATTCCTTACACGCAATTTGCAACAGGCGGTGCTGCGAGACTTGGGAACCGTGGAGGAGCTGTATGGTCCGGCAAACGGGGAATTCAATCGCTATAACGACTCGCTGGTGAATGCTCGCGCTCTTGAAGGAACAAAGCTGATCTACAACTTCAATGCTGGCGGATTGTTGGGCGTGCAGGATTTGGATCCGAACTATGCTCCTGAGTCGACAAAGGAGTGGGGCGCGCGCATCCTCAATGGTGCAGTCATCGAATGGGCAACGGGATCCTGCGCTCATCGACTTGAAGCAGCACTGAATACCGCAGGAATTCCTTCTACATTTGAGTATGCTAGCTCCGGCGCTCATAACTGGGGAGTTTTTACCCAAGGGTCTAACCGATTCATGGAGCTTCTGGGTGAACGGGTTTACCCGGCCATGGCTGAGTAA
- the cobC gene encoding Rv2231c family pyridoxal phosphate-dependent protein CobC: protein MPYVGLESKPVNRRIHGDEDARGAALDFAVNVLDNEPPRFVIDALTAAIPQLAAYPDAQELAAVEALIAEQHGVDPRCVMLTNGAAEGFALFAGLGIKTPAVVHPGFSEPEIIFRERGMDVSQLVLEPPFSRLGALGKCDSVVIGNPTNPTGQVFSPLMLRRWAGDRILVVDEAFLDVVVKGEELSAIDLVAHGDDRLVVLRSLTKTWSVAGLRVGYMVAHPELICRARLGRSHWPMGTLQLVAARAIMSRSKELLPDIVDEVAAHRSTMRTMLSEAGWTEASDSVAPYLLYRPNVLGLDPELVRRRLLEKGIAIRRCDTFPGLDTSYWRLAVREAPKVAQLLEAVAQTVTELTGEALP from the coding sequence ATGCCGTATGTGGGTCTAGAATCGAAGCCCGTGAATAGGAGAATCCACGGCGATGAAGATGCCCGCGGCGCTGCGTTAGACTTTGCCGTCAACGTGCTCGACAACGAGCCACCCCGTTTCGTGATCGATGCGCTGACCGCGGCAATCCCACAGCTTGCGGCCTACCCTGATGCCCAGGAGCTGGCCGCCGTGGAAGCCCTCATCGCTGAACAACATGGGGTGGATCCACGGTGTGTCATGCTCACCAATGGTGCTGCCGAAGGCTTTGCCTTGTTTGCTGGTCTGGGCATAAAGACACCGGCAGTGGTGCACCCCGGTTTCAGCGAGCCCGAGATCATTTTTCGCGAACGCGGAATGGACGTGAGCCAACTTGTGCTCGAACCCCCATTTTCCCGTTTGGGGGCGCTCGGAAAGTGCGACAGCGTGGTGATCGGCAACCCAACCAACCCGACCGGGCAGGTGTTTTCACCACTCATGCTTCGGCGATGGGCCGGTGACCGGATTCTCGTTGTCGATGAGGCATTCCTCGACGTGGTTGTTAAAGGGGAGGAATTGAGCGCGATTGACCTAGTGGCTCACGGCGACGACAGACTCGTCGTGCTTCGAAGCCTTACCAAGACGTGGTCAGTCGCAGGACTCAGGGTGGGGTATATGGTGGCGCATCCGGAGCTCATTTGTCGAGCCCGCCTTGGTCGAAGCCATTGGCCGATGGGAACGTTGCAATTAGTCGCCGCCCGCGCAATCATGAGTCGATCGAAAGAATTATTGCCAGATATCGTCGACGAGGTGGCAGCCCACCGTTCAACAATGCGGACCATGCTCAGTGAGGCTGGGTGGACTGAGGCAAGCGATTCGGTCGCGCCTTATCTGCTGTATCGCCCCAACGTTTTGGGCCTCGACCCCGAATTGGTTCGAAGACGGCTGCTCGAAAAAGGAATTGCGATACGCCGCTGCGATACCTTTCCAGGCCTCGACACCAGCTATTGGCGCCTCGCCGTGCGCGAAGCGCCCAAGGTTGCGCAGCTTCTTGAAGCAGTTGCGCAAACGGTAACGGAATTAACCGGCGAAGCCCTGCCATAA
- a CDS encoding low molecular weight protein-tyrosine-phosphatase, giving the protein MTSHANPSATAQLHVTFVCTGNICRSPMGDVILNSIIQAKGLVDRVIVDSCGIGGWHVGQKTDKRALAELSSAGFDGSRHRASQIDERKEEADLLIAMDEGHVRDLARLGVPSSRIRLLRSFDPTATDSNVEDPYYGSERDFTTARTQIEQAMPGILEWIYSQLD; this is encoded by the coding sequence GTGACTTCGCACGCTAATCCCAGCGCTACCGCTCAACTACACGTTACATTTGTGTGCACGGGAAACATCTGTCGTTCCCCGATGGGTGACGTCATCCTCAATAGCATCATCCAAGCCAAAGGGCTTGTTGACAGGGTCATCGTGGATTCCTGCGGCATCGGCGGATGGCACGTGGGCCAAAAAACTGACAAACGAGCTTTGGCAGAGCTCTCAAGTGCTGGCTTTGACGGCTCGCGGCACCGCGCCAGCCAGATCGATGAGCGAAAGGAGGAAGCAGATCTTCTTATCGCAATGGATGAAGGACACGTCCGTGACCTTGCACGCCTCGGTGTCCCGTCTTCGAGGATCCGGCTGTTGCGCAGCTTTGATCCCACAGCGACCGATAGCAACGTGGAGGATCCTTATTACGGCTCGGAGCGAGACTTTACAACGGCACGCACCCAAATCGAGCAGGCCATGCCTGGAATTCTGGAGTGGATCTACTCCCAACTGGATTAA
- the cbiB gene encoding adenosylcobinamide-phosphate synthase CbiB, which yields MHWGLPCGLVLDRMLGDPGGKWHPVAVFGRYASLVESHMYRPTKLAGVAYVVACVAPPVAFGAIASRRFPQTSLALALATLLGGTTLEKTGVRMHARLESGDLVGARELVPWLCSRDPSLLDDAGIARATVESLAENTSDAASAPIFYAIFGAPAVVLHRAVNTLDAMVGYKSEKYLEFGWAAAKLDDLLAWAPARLTAIMHVCASGENWGKAVRAWREDAPAHPSPNAGPVEATAAAALGVQLGGKTHYSYGIEMRPVLGRGPAPDASTIPKAVRLSRRTQASMALTAIACNFVYRRLRA from the coding sequence CTGCACTGGGGTCTTCCCTGTGGGCTGGTCCTTGATCGCATGCTCGGCGACCCCGGTGGAAAATGGCACCCTGTTGCGGTCTTCGGTAGGTACGCCAGCTTGGTTGAATCACATATGTATCGTCCAACAAAGTTGGCCGGTGTTGCATATGTCGTTGCGTGCGTAGCACCACCGGTTGCGTTTGGCGCCATTGCCTCCCGCCGATTCCCACAAACGAGCCTAGCGTTAGCCCTCGCCACCTTATTGGGCGGTACAACGCTTGAAAAAACCGGTGTGCGAATGCATGCAAGGCTGGAAAGCGGGGATTTGGTCGGGGCCCGTGAATTAGTGCCGTGGCTGTGCAGCAGAGATCCAAGCCTTTTGGATGACGCTGGAATCGCACGTGCCACGGTTGAGTCCCTTGCCGAAAATACCTCTGATGCAGCAAGTGCACCCATCTTCTACGCGATCTTCGGGGCTCCTGCTGTGGTGCTGCACAGGGCCGTGAATACGCTCGACGCCATGGTGGGCTACAAGTCCGAAAAATATCTAGAATTCGGGTGGGCGGCGGCGAAGCTCGATGATCTGCTTGCTTGGGCGCCAGCTCGTCTGACAGCGATTATGCATGTTTGCGCCTCTGGAGAGAATTGGGGAAAGGCAGTTCGAGCCTGGCGTGAGGACGCCCCAGCACACCCAAGTCCAAACGCCGGTCCGGTGGAGGCAACTGCTGCGGCAGCACTCGGCGTCCAACTAGGCGGAAAGACTCACTACTCCTATGGAATAGAAATGCGCCCGGTTCTTGGCCGGGGACCGGCACCGGACGCTTCCACCATCCCGAAGGCGGTTCGCCTGAGCAGAAGAACCCAGGCCAGCATGGCTTTGACCGCCATTGCCTGTAACTTTGTTTATCGGCGCTTGCGTGCATAG
- a CDS encoding zinc ribbon domain-containing protein: protein MTSPKVSIEEQKVLLELATTLRAQNATTTVTSSPAKRELDAANAELERLISASGAAQMAVDDMELEILRIQEDERKLRRRVADDKAQLGAASDNEQRKDLEHDLYAAKSRIADLMSELQEAHNEIHALRNNADLSKQRVTEHKKKIEALTAQVAADSSATSAADREALIDELRSKVSSPLLALFDDRRLENGVGVAKFNGRSCGGCFIMLPPADLSIIRQTPVDEMPECPECGTFLVRS from the coding sequence GTGACCTCGCCGAAGGTATCAATCGAAGAGCAAAAGGTCCTACTCGAACTGGCCACCACCCTGCGTGCTCAAAACGCCACCACTACCGTTACTTCCAGTCCAGCCAAGCGCGAGTTGGATGCCGCGAATGCGGAACTTGAGCGTCTGATCTCCGCCTCAGGCGCGGCCCAAATGGCCGTCGATGACATGGAGCTCGAAATCCTGCGCATTCAAGAAGACGAGCGAAAGTTGCGCCGTCGCGTCGCCGATGACAAGGCTCAGCTCGGCGCTGCCAGCGACAACGAGCAACGCAAAGATCTCGAACATGACCTGTACGCAGCTAAATCTCGCATCGCCGATCTCATGAGCGAGCTGCAGGAGGCACACAATGAGATCCACGCCCTGCGAAACAACGCTGACTTAAGCAAGCAACGCGTTACGGAGCACAAGAAGAAGATCGAGGCGCTCACCGCTCAAGTAGCGGCGGATTCCTCGGCTACCAGTGCGGCCGACCGCGAGGCACTCATCGATGAACTGCGATCCAAGGTCTCCAGCCCACTGCTGGCTCTCTTCGACGACCGTCGGCTCGAAAACGGCGTGGGCGTGGCAAAGTTCAATGGACGTTCGTGCGGCGGCTGCTTCATCATGCTGCCCCCTGCCGACCTTTCCATCATTCGCCAGACGCCCGTCGACGAGATGCCAGAATGCCCGGAGTGTGGGACCTTCCTCGTCCGCAGCTAG
- a CDS encoding SURF1 family cytochrome oxidase biogenesis protein → MATKTRGDAPKAGWRQFLTPGWILTVLLVIAFSYTAITVLSPWQLNKDDAIVAQNEHVDRAFKEDPQDFDHVFNADGSIKEDQEWMRVEISGHFLADKEVLLRMRPVDSTPAYQSLTPFQIDGGPIMLVNRGYVPTTAGDKPNIPAATSEQITITANARVNEAIPSTAPLNEDGYDQVYGINTEQISELTGLDLGKDYMQLTSSSPGVLTPMPVPKQDRGNHLSYGFQWIAFGIMAPLGLAYMAYSEVRERRRARAEADEMDSVEQLTEESAKSVATPEPSEEDEQTLREKQLMRSRYGDSHPNRYARKRR, encoded by the coding sequence ATGGCAACGAAAACACGCGGTGACGCGCCTAAGGCAGGATGGCGCCAATTTCTGACACCAGGATGGATTCTCACCGTACTGCTGGTGATTGCATTTTCTTATACTGCAATCACCGTGTTATCCCCTTGGCAGCTCAACAAGGACGATGCCATCGTCGCCCAAAACGAGCACGTGGACAGAGCATTCAAGGAAGACCCTCAAGATTTTGACCACGTATTTAACGCGGATGGTTCCATCAAGGAGGATCAGGAATGGATGCGCGTTGAGATCTCAGGCCACTTCCTTGCCGACAAAGAAGTGCTCCTCCGTATGCGCCCAGTTGATTCCACCCCCGCGTATCAATCCTTAACCCCGTTCCAAATCGATGGTGGCCCTATCATGCTGGTCAACCGAGGTTATGTTCCCACTACCGCCGGGGACAAGCCCAATATCCCTGCCGCTACCAGTGAGCAGATCACCATCACGGCCAATGCGAGGGTCAATGAAGCAATTCCATCGACGGCTCCCCTTAATGAGGATGGCTACGACCAAGTGTATGGAATCAACACCGAGCAAATCTCTGAACTCACCGGCCTTGATCTCGGTAAAGACTACATGCAGCTGACCTCCAGCAGTCCTGGCGTGCTTACTCCGATGCCCGTGCCAAAGCAAGACCGGGGCAACCACCTCTCCTACGGTTTCCAGTGGATCGCCTTCGGTATTATGGCTCCACTTGGCCTGGCGTATATGGCCTATTCCGAGGTTCGGGAACGACGGCGCGCACGCGCTGAAGCAGACGAAATGGATTCTGTGGAACAGCTCACTGAGGAGTCGGCTAAAAGCGTGGCTACCCCTGAGCCAAGCGAAGAAGATGAGCAAACTCTTCGTGAGAAGCAGCTCATGCGCTCGCGGTATGGGGATTCACATCCCAACCGCTATGCACGCAAGCGCCGATAA